In Lutra lutra chromosome 13, mLutLut1.2, whole genome shotgun sequence, one genomic interval encodes:
- the CDKN2A gene encoding cyclin-dependent kinase inhibitor 2A isoform X1 produces MGRLPQDSSRGQESGGGFRRSRRWREEGRAGHARLGRATGARMRRRGGKEGGSQPGGQALGSSMEPSADRLATAAARGRADEVRALLEAGVQPNALNRQGRSPIQVMMMGSTRVAELLLLHGADPNCADPITLTRPVHDAAREGFLDTLLVLHRAGAQLDVRDAWGRLPVDLAEERGHRAVARYLGAASGATEGGSHSHTEVAEGPADSQDFKND; encoded by the exons ATGGGAAGACTCCCGCAGGACTCCTCCAGGGGGCAAGAGTCGGGGGGTGGCTTCCGCCGGTCCCggaggtggagagaggaggggcgGGCTGGTCACGCGAGGCTGGGGCGGGCCACTGGCGCCCGAATGCggcggaggggagggaaggagggagggagccagccaGGGGGGCAAGCGCTGGGGAGCAGCATGGAGCCCTCCGCAGACAGGCTAGCCACGGCCGCAGCCCGGGGCCGGGCCGACGAGGTGCGGGCGCTGCTCGAGGCTGGGGTGCAGCCCAACGCGCTGAACCGCCAGGGTCGGAGCCCGATTCAG GTCATGATGATGGGCAGCACCCGCGTGGcggagctgctgctgctccacGGCGCCGATCCCAACTGCGCGGACCCCATCACTCTCACCCGACCTGTGCACGACGCGGCCCGGGAGGGCTTCCTGGACACGCTCCTCGTGTTGCACCGAGCCGGGGCGCAGCTGGACGTGCGCGATGCCTGGGGCCGCCTGCCCGTGGACCTGGCTGAGGAGCGGGGCCACCGCGCTGTCGCCCGGTACCTGGGCGCAGCCTCGGGGGCCACCGAAGGTGGTAGCCACTCCCATACGGAGGTGGCGGAAGGTCCTGCAG ACAGCCAGGACTTCAAGAATGATTGA
- the CDKN2A gene encoding cyclin-dependent kinase inhibitor 2A isoform X2 — translation MMMGSTRVAELLLLHGADPNCADPITLTRPVHDAAREGFLDTLLVLHRAGAQLDVRDAWGRLPVDLAEERGHRAVARYLGAASGATEGGSHSHTEVAEGPADSQDFKND, via the exons ATGATGATGGGCAGCACCCGCGTGGcggagctgctgctgctccacGGCGCCGATCCCAACTGCGCGGACCCCATCACTCTCACCCGACCTGTGCACGACGCGGCCCGGGAGGGCTTCCTGGACACGCTCCTCGTGTTGCACCGAGCCGGGGCGCAGCTGGACGTGCGCGATGCCTGGGGCCGCCTGCCCGTGGACCTGGCTGAGGAGCGGGGCCACCGCGCTGTCGCCCGGTACCTGGGCGCAGCCTCGGGGGCCACCGAAGGTGGTAGCCACTCCCATACGGAGGTGGCGGAAGGTCCTGCAG ACAGCCAGGACTTCAAGAATGATTGA